The following proteins come from a genomic window of Trifolium pratense cultivar HEN17-A07 linkage group LG4, ARS_RC_1.1, whole genome shotgun sequence:
- the LOC123920334 gene encoding E3 ubiquitin-protein ligase PRT1-like, which produces MENNEVKDEQQEIYESFICCVCLDLLYKPIVLSCGHVSCFWCVHKSMNSSSESHCPTCRHTYSHFPTICQILHFLLLKTYPAAYERRENQTLEEEEKEDRFSPQFICDRPENSPTSTTINQTSNSCGTESFESMKQSGSANHNGDEGIISEYNSERKQQIIGTPSVEGKRLPKNEHNQQPKILVADLKCPMCKQMLIHPVGLNCGHVYCETCITDLPHEVLICQVCQSPHPGGFPKVCLALDQFLEEQFPEEYRQRRDAIQLSQIKVQPCSLSKDNGEKIALGSNPGLLLHRGAGCDFCGMYPIIGDRYRCVDCKEIIGFDLCGDCYKNRVKRPGRFNQKHTPDHKLELVRYRKMLISRGQDSSDLMVIQDGTDSSTDEE; this is translated from the exons ATGGAAAATAACGAAGTCAAAGATGAACAACAGGAAATCTACGAATCCTTTATATGCTGCGTTTGCCT GGATCTGTTATACAAGCCCATTGTGCTAT CTTGTGGCCACGTATCATGTTTCTGGTGTGTCCATAAATCAATGAATAGTTCGTCGGAATCCCATTGTCCAACTTGTAGGCATACATACTCTCACTTTCCAACAATCTGTCAAATACTTCACTTTTTGCTTCTTAAGACATACCCTGCAGCTTATGAAAGAAGGGAAAATCAGACACTTG aggaagaagagaaagaggATCGTTTCTCCCCTCAATTTATATGTGATCGTCCTGAGAATTCACCTACCAGTACCACCATAAATCAGACGTCTAACTCATGCGGCACAGAATCTTTTGAAAGTATGAAGCAATCAGGGTCTGCAAATCATAATGGCGATGAAGGCATCATTTCTGAATATAATTCTGAAAGGAAACAGCAAATTATAGGGACTCCATCAGTTGAAGGAAAAAGATTGCCTAAAAATGAGCACAATCAGCAACCAAAAATATTAGTTGCAGATTTAAAGTGTCCAATGTGCAAGCAAATGCTCATTCATCCTGTTGGTCTTAATTGTGGGCATG TATACTGTGAAACTTGTATCACCGACTTACCTCATGAGGTGCTTATATGTCAAGTTTGTCAAAGTCCACATCCCGGAGGATTTCCAAAAGTTTGTTTGGCTCTTGACCAATTTTTAGAGGAGCAATTTCCAGAAGAGTACAGACAGAGAAGAGATGCAATTCAACTTAGCCAAATCAAAGTCCAACCTT GTTCTTTGTCCAAGGACAACGGAGAAAAGATAGCTTTGGGGTCTAATCCTGGATTGTTACTTCACAGAGGAGCTGGTTGTGATTTTTGTGGG ATGTACCCAATAATAGGGGACAGATATAGATGTGTTGATTGTAAAGAGATTATCGGCTTTGATCTTTGTGGTGATTGCTATAAGAACCGTGTAAAGCGTCCAGGCCGGTTCAACCAGAAGCACACCCCTGACCACAAGTTAGAGCTTGTACGATATCGAAAGATGCTAATTAGCCGTGGACAAGATTCTTCAGATTTAATGGTTATACAGGATGGCACTGATTCCTCTACCGATGAAGAATAA